The following coding sequences are from one Sesamum indicum cultivar Zhongzhi No. 13 linkage group LG11, S_indicum_v1.0, whole genome shotgun sequence window:
- the LOC105173888 gene encoding pentatricopeptide repeat-containing protein At2g13600-like: MEKVFTSIEERDVYSWNTAIAACCRSEDNSKALRIFRKMVMEHNVIPDDFTYASVLTAAAGLASMRYGKEIHAHLFRTRLDWDIGVGNALINMYAKSGSISSGYTIFDQMEIHNLVSWNSIIAAFATHGLAQKAFALFNEMMTTGLGPDSVTFLEMLTACSHSGLAEEGQALFNSMNKVYGITPNIEHLCCLVDLLGRAGRVTEAEEYIRRYSAADDAVVLGSLLSACRLHEGVVVGEHIARRLLELHPVTSSPYVLLSNLYASDRKWDGVAGARKMLQVSGLKKKAAHSLIEVKGSSEKFIIGDFSHSKMDEILDMLRTLTRVNDEDLLCY; the protein is encoded by the coding sequence ATGGAGAAAGTGTTCACGTCGATTGAGGAAAGGGATGTTTATTCTTGGAATACGGCAATTGCTGCTTGTTGTCGTTCTGAGGATAATTCAAAGGCTTTGCGTATTTTTAGGAAGATGGTTATGGAACATAATGTGATACCGGATGATTTCACATATGCCAGTGTGCTAACTGCTGCTGCTGGTCTTGCCTCCATGAGATATGGCAAGGAGATTCATGCTCATTTATTTAGGACAAGGCTAGATTGGGATATTGGTGTTGGGAATGCGCTTATCAACATGTATGCTAAAAGTGGGTCCATTAGTTCGGGATACACTATTTTTGACCAAATGGAGATTCATAATCTTGTCTCTTGGAATAGCATTATTGCTGCTTTTGCAACTCACGGGCTTGCCCAGAAAGCTTTTGCACTGTTTAATGAGATGATGACAACAGGGCTAGGGCCAGATTCTGTTACATTTCTTGAAATGCTGACAGCCTGCAGTCATTCTGGGCTTGCAGAGGAGGGCCAAGCTCTTTTCAACTCCATGAACAAAGTCTATGGAATAACCCCTAATATTGAGCATTTGTGCTGCCTTGTCGATTTACTCGGGCGAGCAGGAAGGGTGACTGAGGCTGAAGAATATATACGGAGATACTCTGCAGCTGATGATGCAGTTGTTTTAGGTTCTTTACTTTCAGCATGTCGACTGCATGAAGGCGTCGTTGTTGGAGAACATATAGCTCGGAGGCTTCTAGAACTTCATCCTGTTACAAGTTCACCTTATGTATTATTATCCAACTTATACGCATCAGACAGAAAGTGGGACGGTGTTGCGGGGGCAAGAAAAATGTTGCAAGTTAGtggattgaaaaaaaaagctGCCCACAGTCTGATTGAAGTAAAGGGATCATCAGAAAAGTTTATAATTGGAGATTTTTCCCATTCTAAAATGGACGAGATACTGGACATGCTCAGAACCTTGACCCGGGTGAACGACGAAGATTTGCTGTGTTATTGA